Sequence from the Erythrolamprus reginae isolate rEryReg1 chromosome Z, rEryReg1.hap1, whole genome shotgun sequence genome:
aaaaaaattacctatCCAAAGAGGAGatcaaagaaaaatattcaaacgAGGATAGTGGCGATTTTGAAGTTGTAAACCTTGTCAGTAAAAGCGGCGAGGAAGTACGGCACGTGGATCCCTCCCGCCTCCACGCTGCTGATCCCGGCGCGCCTCCTcgctttccttccttctgcttAGGAAATACCGTAGTCGCAATTCTATTTATCATTTATAACACGTACAAATTTTCCATCTTCCGTAAAGAGTTTGTTCACAGAACTAGATTGCAGACTTTTAAAGTCAGCTGTTCAAATGAAGGTAATTTTACGTCGGAGCAATATTATGTGTTTCCTAATACAGCGATGAAATGTGCATATACCCTTATGGTATGGTTTCTCTCTTTTCGTATTTGTAAAGAAGTACCTTTCAATTCGATATTCATAAGATTTTCcaggtggtgtttttttaaaagtattctgCCAGTTTTGTGAGCATTTCAGCACTGGAAAATACTCACAGAAACAGAGGGTGGATATGAAAGAAAAGTCATTTAACAATCTGACAAATCTAACTTTCCCCCAGTGACTAGTTCTTCAAGAGGCAGGGGAAACAGTGGCAGAACTAAAATGGCTTTATTCGAAAAACTTTCAAAACTTTCCATTTTTAACCAGGGTAAtgctttttttaattggattgtatGGTTTATACCAATGCCAGAAatgatacaatagaatagaattctttattggcccagtgtgattggacacacaaggaatttgtctttggtgcatatgctctcagtgtacataaaagaaaatatacatttgtcaagaatcatgtggtacaacacttaatgattgtcatagggtcaaataagcgatgaagaaataaacaatattaatattaggatacaagcaacatgttacagtcatacagcccaaagtggaagataggaatgatgagaaaaaactagtagaaatagaagtgcaaacagtaaaaagtttgacagtgttgagggaattatttgtagagtgatggtgttgggggggggggggctgttcttgtgtctagttgtcttgagtTAAAAGTAGAAGTTAGAAGTAGAAGTTTCACTTTATCCATAAAATATGTTTCCAAATCAATGCATAAGCTGATCATTATCACTCTTGTAAATAATTTCAGCTACAATTTATTGACAAGTAATAGGTATGAAAAGGTTTCTAATAATGTCCAGTACCAATGCTAGTCTGTACAGCAAAAGCAACAATGTGAAATGGTGAAACTAAGATATTTTTATACAGACAACACTTTAACAGAGATTCCAGAATGATCCATGTCCTTAATCATACCTAAACATTTAGCAAGTAAGGAACACTAAACTGCTTACATTGTAAATTAATCTAAGATAAGCATTTTTGTTTATTGATGCAGCACAATACAATCaacagtgttttatttattttcagcacATCTTTTGAATACTATCTATCACCCAGAGTAACTGAAAATAAGGAGAACCAATTGAATATAGATACATATGTGTATCCTAATAAATCACCCAAGGGAATATTAtgatataaaagtaataaaaagtatttttgtgtgtgtttgattaattataAGATTTCATTGCATTATTTTCTGCTTCGTGAAAAGTGGAATATTTTATTGCTTTAGAAGAAGTGTTACTACAGTCAGCAGGATTGTTTCCTTTTTTATACATTTGTCTAGCTATCACCATTATATGTAATTTATTTCATACATTAATGGCAGGACCTTGAAGGAAGTTCATTACTGGAGGGTGAATCCTAGCAATCAAGGGCAACAATTAAGTagtatatacaaagatataatagtaGCAGTTCTAATTGTTAAAGGAATTGCTTTCAATCACAGTATGAACTTCAAACTGTAAAATCCCTCTCAAAAACTTGTAGTTGATTTTGAACTTTTtcaggtttctttttttaaaagggagaaatAGGAATGCTCTTTTGAAACATGATAAAAaaataacagggagagaaagttgAGTTTGCTTTATCTTTTGccaaaatcattcttattttacaTTATATTCTGAGCCGGTTCTTCCAAAAGAGTTTTCAATCATTCTCGCACAAAACTCAATATATACATTCCTTAAACAATGTTGGCCAGACTGAACGGCTCACCAGTGCCTCTTTATTCACCCTTTCGTTGATTTAAGCAAGATAGATTAGGATTTATTtcctaaataaataagaataaataaagagtccttttttctcttcctccatcacaAGTTTTGCaatttaaactaaactaaagatTGTCCTTAATGGCGCAATCcttctatttcttggaaatcttcTTTAAATCAGTCAAGATTCATTCTCAGTGACAGCCTAACATTTCAAAGATGTTCCTGAGGTAGGATTCTCCCAATCCCACTTCAGAATGTAAACCCACAAAAAGAAAGGGCGGGGTTGTATCTTGCGTGCGCTTCTTTGGACCTGGTCTCAACTTCCAGGCAATGAGACAAAAAGGAGGGGCGGACGACGATGCCGGGGTGGGGGTACTTCGGTCGGACGTTGCCAAACTTTGCAGTCGACCCCCGATCGGCTACTTGAAGAGCCACTCCTCTTCCCCCTTCTAGGTTGAGCCAGCCCAGAGCCAACGCAGGGAAGCTGGCAGTGCTGCTCAGCGCAAGAAGGGGGAAGAGGGCGGGAGAGGGACTCACCAGAAAAGCAACATTCTGGGCGGGGATTGGGCACCTGAGTGCACCTTTCTATTCCTCGGATTCCTCGCCGACTGGGCGATGAGCGCCAGCGATTCTCCGCCACCAGCGCAGTCCGTTTCCCGTTCATCCCCGACGACTGTTGGTAGCCCTTTGGCTCCGTGGTCTCGCAGCGGCCGCGAGGAGCCTGCAATGGCCGTCTACTGCAGCGAAGCCTTTAGCGTCTACCCGCAGACAGCCACCGCCACTGCGGGCCCCTCGGGGCAGAGGCCTTCCGCCGCGACCTATGCGCTTGGCGACTATGGGGCACCGCCGGGAGCTGCCGGGTACCTGTGGGGCGTGAGTAGCGCTGGGCCGTACGTGCAAAGtaccggcggcggcggcggcagtagCGGGAGCTCGGGGGCATCCTTTCTGCCCTATGGCTGCCCTCCGAGGGCCGTCGGGGGCCCGCAGATCTTGGCTTCGCCAGGGCCTGCGTCTGGCTCAGGCTCAACAActgagctgggctggcttagTCTGGCTAGTCAAGAGGAACTGCTACGCCTGGTGCGACCGCCGTACTCTTACTCGGCACTCATCGCCATGGCCATCCAGAGCGCCCCGGAGCGCAAACTGACGCTCAGCCACATCTACCAGTACGTGGCCGAGAACTTCCCTTTCTACAAGCGCAGCAAGGCCGGCTGGCAGAACTCCATCCGCCACAATCTCAGCCTCAACGACTGCTTCCGCAAAGTGCCGCGGGACGAGGACGATCCCGGTGCGTGTCTCCTCTCTCTTGGGCCGGGGTAGTGTGCGTGCGGGCGGGCAGACGGCGGCGTAAGGCAGATTCCTGTCCCCAAAGGGGATGCGGAATTATTCCGCTTTCTTCTTAGCAGCCGCGATGCCGTCTGGGCTGGTCCTCCGCGCCCCACTGTATCTGACCCATTGCAGCCGCTTCCAATGCTAGACAGATGAACTTGGATGCAGGTAGCGATAATTAAATGTCGTTCAAGTTTATCAGCTTCCACCTCGGGCTACGTTTCTatttggttggggtttttttaaccaCCCAAGCTCCCTTAGATCAAGCAGGTGTTTCTCCCAATTAAATTAGCTTAGGGACATAAAATCACTTTTTCCCCCGAGGTAAGTTCTGCTACAAAATCAATTGAACTCAGTGGCCATCGTTTCTGAATAGATGTCCGTAGGACTGAGCTACTTGGATTTTTTTCTCAGGTGGTGCATGCTAAATATGCCAGCACCAGGACACTTAAAACATTCCTGATTGTCCTAGCATATTTTGTATGAGATTGCCAAATTGCAATATAGAGCCATTTAGTAAGACTTCTAACCTGCTGTAGTGACCCATCATTATTCTGGATTAACCTGCTGTAGCGACCCATCATTATTCTGGATTAATTAAAAGTAGAAGAGATCAAAATTTCTGTGTGGGATGTATTCAGCACTCCTGTTGTACATGCCTTAGAGCTAAATTCTAATTTACTAAAATTGAGGTCATTTCAATCTAGGAAGGAAACTTTTTTCATTCAATTGAACTGGTTTCAGATATTTGAAATTTCTCATTTGTCTGCATGTTAATAAAAACATGAATTAATTCTGCCTTTCACATAAACCTGCACTGGATATATTTGGAAGAAAGCAATCTTTGCTTAGACTCAGATATAAGAATGTAGAATTAAGTGCAAACATGAACATTTTCTTTTTAAGTACAGTACTAAAATGTTTGCTATGTACTGTCTTTGCATCTCAAACCCTAAGAGGTTACTTATACTTTTTGCTTGTTTTCAGTTTTCAATTTTTAGATTCATAGCA
This genomic interval carries:
- the FOXI3 gene encoding forkhead box protein I3; this translates as MSASDSPPPAQSVSRSSPTTVGSPLAPWSRSGREEPAMAVYCSEAFSVYPQTATATAGPSGQRPSAATYALGDYGAPPGAAGYLWGVSSAGPYVQSTGGGGGSSGSSGASFLPYGCPPRAVGGPQILASPGPASGSGSTTELGWLSLASQEELLRLVRPPYSYSALIAMAIQSAPERKLTLSHIYQYVAENFPFYKRSKAGWQNSIRHNLSLNDCFRKVPRDEDDPGKGNYWTLDPNCEKMFDNGNFRRKRKRRSDPSASGVASDVSTLGTLKTQEGIPIALDPGKPCSPSSVLEPTASLRDTSKSNSPPVVAPSTPSCLSTFFSGMNSLNSGPRLPELQHRSHPAGTIRGSSFNQDPSSTEQLQRVSGPAGTYYSHFHPSSGGQAGQYNHLYNFTVNSLIYAREGTEV